The following coding sequences are from one Methanosarcina sp. WWM596 window:
- a CDS encoding MM0924 family protein, whose protein sequence is MKQEFIEKYYLGKEVEIDIGGNTTYRGVAAECNDGVLSLKWTIKEEGYTHIDIERIAAMWRTLK, encoded by the coding sequence ATGAAACAGGAGTTCATTGAAAAGTATTATCTGGGCAAAGAAGTAGAAATTGACATTGGAGGGAATACAACATACAGGGGAGTTGCTGCAGAATGTAATGACGGAGTCCTGAGCCTTAAGTGGACTATAAAAGAGGAAGGCTACACACATATTGATATAGAGAGAATTGCTGCAATGTGGAGAACCCTGAAGTAA
- a CDS encoding F0F1 ATP synthase subunit C — protein sequence MALDIYTTTIAVASIATSGITIGIGVIGPAIGEGRAVATALSSLAQQPDASATITRTLFVGLAMIESLSIYCFVVSMILIFANPFWSKAIA from the coding sequence ATGGCTCTGGATATTTATACGACTACAATCGCGGTGGCATCAATTGCCACCTCTGGCATCACTATAGGCATTGGAGTTATCGGGCCCGCAATTGGGGAAGGGAGGGCTGTTGCAACGGCGCTGAGTTCGTTAGCACAGCAACCCGACGCTTCCGCGACCATTACCCGGACCCTGTTCGTGGGCCTGGCTATGATCGAGTCCCTGTCTATCTATTGTTTTGTGGTTTCGATGATTCTGATCTTCGCCAACCCGTTCTGGAGTAAGGCAATTGCCTGA
- a CDS encoding alternate F1F0 ATPase, F1 subunit alpha produces MRESSTPTLTPREVGTIMTVSTDIATVSGLPSVGYEELVKFPGEVFGIAFNVDKKEIGVVLLGEYSHLHAGDEVERTGRVMDIVVGERLLGRVIDPLGRPLDGKGSIVSSKSLPIERPSAHIMDRAPVKVPLQTGIKVIDALIPIGRGQRELILGDRQTGKTAIAIDTILNQRDYNVLCVYCAIGQRASAVARTIATLREKGAMEYTVVVVTEGNDPSGLTYIAPYAATSIAEYFMESGRDVLIVYDDLTNHARAYRELSLLLRRPPGREAYPGDIFYIHSRLLERATHLLKELGGGSLTALPIIETEAQNISAYIPTNLISITDGQIYLSPSLFELGVLPAVDVGKSVSRVGGKAQLTAYRGVAGDLKLAYSQFEELEAFTRFGAKLDENTHKIIEHGKRIRSILKQPEFSPVPMLEQIFILLALDANLFDSVPLDRMADAEHSLREAVTDIPAEVRERFNADVELNDKDREIILEIARRTLEHFQPESKTEDKSKPESKTQVKTRREK; encoded by the coding sequence GTGCGTGAATCATCCACTCCAACGCTCACTCCGCGGGAGGTGGGCACTATCATGACAGTCTCCACAGACATCGCCACTGTCTCCGGACTTCCCAGTGTGGGTTATGAGGAGCTGGTAAAGTTTCCCGGCGAGGTGTTTGGGATCGCGTTTAACGTGGATAAAAAAGAAATCGGTGTCGTTTTACTGGGCGAATACTCACATCTGCATGCTGGAGATGAAGTCGAACGCACTGGCCGGGTTATGGACATCGTCGTAGGCGAAAGACTGCTCGGGCGTGTTATCGACCCTCTCGGTCGGCCACTCGATGGTAAAGGATCTATAGTCTCCAGCAAGAGCTTGCCTATCGAACGCCCCAGCGCGCACATTATGGATCGGGCTCCAGTCAAAGTGCCTCTCCAGACCGGCATAAAAGTTATCGATGCGTTAATACCAATTGGGCGTGGCCAACGAGAGTTAATTCTGGGAGACCGCCAGACTGGCAAAACTGCAATTGCGATCGATACCATCCTTAACCAGCGCGATTACAATGTCCTGTGCGTTTATTGTGCCATAGGCCAGCGCGCATCGGCAGTTGCCAGGACAATAGCAACCTTGCGAGAAAAGGGTGCAATGGAGTATACCGTTGTCGTCGTGACTGAAGGTAATGATCCGTCCGGTCTGACCTATATTGCTCCTTACGCCGCAACCAGCATTGCAGAGTATTTTATGGAATCGGGTCGAGACGTGCTGATTGTTTACGACGATTTAACCAATCATGCGCGTGCCTATCGCGAACTCTCCCTCCTGCTCCGTCGTCCTCCGGGGCGCGAAGCATATCCCGGGGATATCTTTTACATTCACTCACGGTTACTGGAGCGTGCAACCCATCTGCTCAAGGAACTCGGGGGTGGTTCACTTACTGCCCTTCCTATTATCGAAACCGAAGCCCAGAACATTTCCGCCTATATTCCAACTAACCTGATTTCTATCACAGACGGGCAGATCTATCTTTCGCCTTCACTTTTCGAATTGGGAGTTTTGCCTGCAGTTGATGTTGGCAAATCCGTTTCTCGTGTAGGCGGTAAAGCCCAACTTACTGCCTACCGCGGAGTGGCTGGGGACCTGAAGCTCGCCTACTCACAGTTTGAAGAACTCGAAGCATTTACCCGGTTTGGCGCCAAGCTGGACGAAAACACCCACAAGATTATCGAGCATGGAAAGCGAATCCGCTCCATTCTTAAACAGCCGGAATTCTCTCCTGTACCCATGCTTGAACAAATCTTCATTCTGCTTGCGTTGGACGCAAACCTCTTTGACAGTGTACCGCTTGACCGAATGGCAGACGCTGAGCATTCCCTGCGTGAGGCGGTAACGGATATCCCGGCAGAAGTGCGCGAACGGTTCAATGCCGATGTAGAATTGAACGACAAAGACCGGGAAATAATTCTCGAGATCGCACGCAGAACACTGGAACACTTCCAGCCTGAGTCCAAAACTGAAGATAAGTCAAAGCCAGAATCCAAAACCCAGGTCAAAACCAGGCGGGAAAAATAA
- the ileS gene encoding isoleucine--tRNA ligase, with translation MIKEITAKYNAEQIEKKVTQFWEDSDAYRKTREHRKTGKRLFFVDGPPYTTGHIHLGTAWNKIIKDSILRYYSMNNRNILERPGWDMHGLPIEVRVEGLLGFKSKKDIESFGVENFIEKCKEFALTQKQAMTEQFQKLGVWMQWEEPYMTLKDDYIEAAWWTLKQANEKDLLDVGKRVVNWCPRCETAIADSEVEYSDRTDPSIYVKFKVKGEENTFIVIWTTTPWTIPSNIAVAVHPSFEYAKFRAVRQDGKEEILIAATPLIENVLRKGRYTNYKILETMLGEDVAGLEYESPLADLIPRQAEFKHNVYEAEYVTAENTGCVHIAPGHGMDDFNVGVKNGLPIFCPVGPSGSYTEEAGKYAGMNIRDANAVVIEDLLERDRLLAEGTVTHRYGHCWRCKTPIIYLATEQWFLKITDLKEKMLEEIDAVDWYPDWAGSARFRTWVEGARDWCISRQRYWGIPIPVWKCRKCGKLEVIGTKAELLEKAGIESDIELHRPYVDKVTVPCECGGEKKRVEDVFDVWFDSAVASWATLKFPQTQDQFDEWWPADFITEGHDQTRGWFYSQLGASMVGFGRAPYKSVLMHGFTLDAGGKKMSKSLGNVISPLDIIDRFGADTLRAYVLSSSAPWDDLKFNIEEIETVHRSINILWNVFRFPLPYMALDKFDPLKVNLDSVKDALREEDRWILSRALSVVKAVDEAMSGYLLHKAVRDILEFALEDLSRWYIQLIRPRTWTEADDPDKLAAYCVLYEVYVTITKLISPFMPYLAEEMYQNLIRNVDPKAPESVHMCDWPKVNEAYLDPELEAAMSTVRSIVEAASNARQKAGRKLRWPISRIIISPESEDAAKAVDRLRSVLMDQTNSKAIVLTDVGESWDELGLEVIPDPGKIGPVFKKDAGKVIPALQKVEGFALKKAFAETGEFELSLADGTTVMVTPEMANYKETLPEGTAVAESDAGLVYVDANLTPELEAEGYAREVIRRLQDMRKELDLVVDEDIHASVRIEDERVLMLVETLKDLIGEEVRANVFDLGSGVEVSGALVKDWDVEGIAMKMGIAKKLLRN, from the coding sequence ATGATAAAGGAAATCACTGCCAAATACAATGCAGAACAAATAGAAAAAAAAGTAACGCAGTTCTGGGAAGACAGCGATGCCTACCGGAAAACCCGGGAGCACCGCAAAACCGGAAAAAGGCTTTTTTTTGTTGACGGGCCCCCATACACTACAGGCCATATCCATCTGGGGACTGCCTGGAATAAGATCATTAAAGATTCTATTCTCCGCTATTACTCCATGAATAACCGCAACATCCTTGAGCGTCCTGGCTGGGACATGCACGGTCTGCCTATCGAGGTCAGGGTCGAAGGCTTGCTTGGTTTCAAGTCAAAGAAGGATATCGAGAGCTTCGGAGTAGAGAATTTCATTGAGAAATGCAAGGAATTTGCCCTCACGCAGAAACAGGCAATGACTGAGCAGTTCCAGAAGCTTGGGGTTTGGATGCAGTGGGAAGAACCCTATATGACCCTAAAAGATGACTACATTGAAGCTGCCTGGTGGACCCTCAAGCAGGCCAATGAAAAAGACCTCCTTGATGTGGGCAAACGTGTAGTCAACTGGTGTCCCCGCTGTGAAACCGCGATTGCCGACTCAGAAGTTGAGTACTCGGACAGGACCGATCCGTCCATCTATGTCAAGTTCAAGGTCAAGGGAGAGGAAAATACCTTCATAGTGATCTGGACCACAACCCCCTGGACCATCCCCTCGAACATCGCCGTTGCGGTCCACCCGTCCTTTGAATATGCAAAGTTCAGGGCAGTCCGCCAGGATGGAAAAGAAGAAATCCTGATCGCAGCCACACCCCTCATTGAAAACGTGCTCCGGAAGGGCAGGTACACGAATTACAAAATCCTTGAGACCATGCTCGGGGAAGACGTCGCAGGCCTGGAATACGAGAGCCCCCTTGCGGACCTGATCCCGCGCCAGGCTGAATTCAAGCACAATGTCTACGAAGCCGAATACGTAACCGCAGAAAACACCGGCTGTGTGCACATTGCCCCTGGGCACGGTATGGATGACTTTAATGTAGGAGTCAAAAACGGCCTGCCAATTTTCTGCCCCGTAGGCCCGAGCGGTTCCTATACCGAGGAAGCCGGTAAGTATGCGGGCATGAACATAAGAGACGCAAACGCTGTTGTCATTGAGGACCTCCTGGAGCGCGACAGGCTCCTTGCCGAGGGGACCGTGACCCACCGTTACGGGCACTGTTGGCGCTGTAAGACTCCTATCATCTACCTGGCAACCGAACAATGGTTCCTCAAAATTACCGATCTTAAAGAAAAAATGCTCGAGGAAATCGATGCCGTTGACTGGTACCCCGATTGGGCAGGTTCAGCCCGTTTCAGGACCTGGGTTGAAGGTGCCAGGGATTGGTGCATCTCCAGACAGAGATACTGGGGGATTCCAATCCCGGTCTGGAAATGCAGGAAATGCGGAAAGCTTGAAGTAATAGGGACAAAAGCCGAACTGCTGGAAAAAGCCGGAATAGAAAGCGATATCGAACTGCACCGCCCCTACGTAGACAAAGTCACTGTTCCGTGTGAGTGCGGAGGAGAGAAAAAGCGGGTTGAAGACGTTTTTGATGTCTGGTTCGACTCGGCTGTTGCTTCCTGGGCAACCCTGAAGTTCCCGCAGACACAGGATCAGTTTGATGAATGGTGGCCTGCTGACTTTATTACCGAAGGGCATGACCAAACCCGTGGCTGGTTCTATTCCCAGCTCGGAGCAAGTATGGTTGGCTTTGGGCGGGCGCCTTATAAGAGTGTGCTCATGCACGGCTTTACTCTTGACGCAGGCGGAAAGAAGATGTCAAAGAGCCTTGGAAATGTAATTTCCCCTCTGGACATCATCGATAGATTCGGAGCAGATACCCTGAGAGCCTACGTGCTTTCATCAAGTGCGCCCTGGGATGACCTGAAGTTCAACATAGAAGAGATAGAAACTGTCCACCGTTCAATTAACATCCTCTGGAACGTTTTCAGGTTCCCACTTCCGTATATGGCGCTTGACAAATTTGACCCGCTGAAGGTCAACCTGGACTCTGTAAAAGATGCTCTGCGGGAAGAAGACAGGTGGATTCTTTCAAGAGCCCTGTCCGTGGTAAAAGCTGTAGATGAAGCCATGAGCGGGTACCTGCTGCATAAAGCAGTCCGTGATATCCTGGAGTTTGCCCTCGAAGACCTCTCACGCTGGTATATCCAGCTTATCCGCCCGAGGACCTGGACCGAAGCTGACGACCCGGACAAGCTTGCAGCTTACTGTGTGCTTTACGAGGTCTATGTAACCATCACAAAACTGATCTCCCCCTTCATGCCTTACCTGGCTGAGGAGATGTACCAGAACCTGATCCGGAATGTGGACCCGAAAGCCCCCGAATCCGTGCACATGTGCGACTGGCCGAAGGTCAACGAAGCCTATCTTGACCCTGAGCTTGAAGCAGCCATGAGCACTGTCCGCTCGATTGTGGAAGCCGCCTCAAACGCCCGCCAGAAGGCAGGAAGAAAACTCAGGTGGCCCATTTCCAGAATTATTATCTCCCCTGAAAGCGAGGATGCAGCAAAGGCAGTTGACAGGCTGCGCTCAGTCCTTATGGACCAGACCAATTCCAAAGCCATTGTGCTTACTGATGTTGGTGAGAGCTGGGATGAACTCGGGCTTGAGGTTATCCCTGACCCGGGCAAGATCGGGCCGGTCTTCAAGAAGGATGCCGGAAAGGTTATCCCTGCCCTGCAGAAAGTCGAGGGTTTTGCCTTAAAGAAAGCCTTTGCCGAAACCGGGGAATTCGAGCTCTCCCTGGCCGATGGAACCACTGTTATGGTTACCCCTGAAATGGCAAACTACAAAGAAACTCTGCCCGAAGGCACAGCTGTCGCGGAATCCGATGCAGGCCTTGTTTATGTGGACGCAAATCTCACCCCCGAACTCGAAGCTGAAGGATACGCAAGGGAAGTCATCCGCAGGCTGCAGGACATGCGGAAGGAACTCGACCTTGTTGTGGATGAAGACATCCATGCCTCTGTCCGGATCGAAGACGAAAGAGTCTTAATGCTCGTTGAAACCCTGAAAGACCTGATTGGAGAAGAAGTTAGAGCAAATGTCTTTGACCTGGGCAGCGGTGTCGAGGTTTCCGGAGCCCTTGTAAAGGACTGGGATGTCGAAGGCATTGCCATGAAAATGGGAATTGCGAAGAAATTACTCCGCAATTAA
- a CDS encoding F0F1 ATP synthase subunit gamma — MSETTESLRKKIDRANELQSVVRTMKALAASSIGQYEKSASALSDYYRTVEMGLEVCFREIEPSAPAERTGQKNAGSINAVVFGSDQGLVGQFNDIVADYAVKKLAGLPGKPRVWAVGERVYSRLEDADLPLIGLFTVPNSVKAITPLISQILVENEKLRSQDENTELYLFYNRHKTRATYEPVGQRLLPLDETWRRDLAKLPWPTRNLPEVMGNSTETLRALIREYLFVSLFRACAESLASENTSRLVAMQRADKNIDELLEDFKGSFYRLRQSGIDEELFEVIAGFEALSRSRNPG, encoded by the coding sequence ATGAGCGAAACCACAGAAAGTCTGCGCAAAAAGATTGATAGAGCAAATGAGCTTCAATCCGTCGTCCGCACGATGAAAGCCCTTGCAGCCTCAAGCATAGGGCAATACGAGAAATCAGCGAGTGCGTTGTCAGACTACTATCGCACAGTAGAAATGGGATTGGAAGTATGCTTTCGGGAAATTGAACCCTCCGCTCCTGCAGAGCGGACAGGGCAGAAAAATGCCGGTTCTATTAATGCGGTCGTGTTCGGTTCAGATCAGGGACTTGTGGGTCAGTTTAATGATATTGTAGCCGATTATGCGGTCAAAAAACTGGCAGGTTTGCCAGGTAAACCTCGGGTTTGGGCTGTCGGTGAGCGTGTTTATTCGCGCCTGGAAGATGCGGATTTGCCGTTAATTGGACTCTTTACAGTGCCGAATTCCGTCAAAGCCATTACTCCGCTTATAAGTCAGATTCTTGTGGAAAACGAAAAGCTCCGAAGCCAGGATGAGAATACCGAACTTTACCTGTTTTACAACCGCCACAAAACCAGAGCTACTTATGAGCCTGTCGGTCAGCGGCTGCTGCCACTGGACGAAACCTGGCGGCGTGATCTGGCCAAACTTCCCTGGCCAACCAGGAACTTGCCTGAGGTGATGGGCAATAGCACAGAGACATTGAGAGCACTAATCCGCGAATACCTTTTCGTTTCACTTTTCCGGGCATGTGCTGAATCCCTTGCAAGTGAAAATACAAGCCGTCTGGTAGCGATGCAGCGCGCCGACAAGAACATCGATGAATTACTGGAAGATTTCAAAGGATCATTTTATCGCCTGCGTCAGAGTGGCATCGATGAAGAACTGTTTGAAGTCATCGCCGGTTTTGAAGCGCTGTCCAGATCTCGCAACCCTGGCTGA
- a CDS encoding ATP synthase subunit B — protein sequence MLIDWFTVIAQVLNFLILVWLLKRFLYKPILNAIDAREKKVADELADADAKEAEAQKEKEEFRRKNEEFDQQHTALLSRAKNEAKAERQRLLEEARQEASDLRSKQQETLRNDKQNLNQAISHRAQQEVFAIARKALQDLAGTSLEERTVDAFAQRLLELEGAEKEQVTSALGVSSSPVLVRTAFELPQAQRDLVKKTIKETLGIEIQARFETVPDLVSGIELTANGQKVAWSIADYLSSLEKSIDELLKEQPKSEAKTEPELKTEPELKTEPELKTEPDAKARSESTDESATEQGSENKKEFNPELKSK from the coding sequence ATGTTGATCGATTGGTTTACAGTCATTGCGCAGGTACTCAACTTCCTAATACTGGTTTGGTTGCTGAAGCGCTTCCTTTACAAACCTATTCTCAATGCCATCGATGCGCGTGAGAAGAAGGTAGCAGATGAACTTGCAGATGCCGATGCTAAAGAGGCAGAAGCGCAAAAAGAGAAAGAAGAGTTCAGGCGTAAGAACGAGGAGTTTGACCAGCAACATACTGCGCTCTTGAGCAGGGCAAAAAATGAAGCGAAAGCCGAACGTCAGCGGCTTCTCGAAGAAGCCCGGCAGGAAGCCTCCGATTTAAGATCAAAACAGCAGGAAACGTTACGAAATGACAAACAGAATTTAAATCAGGCAATCAGCCACCGGGCTCAACAGGAAGTCTTTGCCATTGCCCGAAAAGCGCTGCAGGATCTGGCTGGAACGAGTCTGGAAGAGCGCACAGTTGATGCGTTTGCTCAAAGGCTGCTCGAACTGGAAGGTGCAGAGAAGGAACAGGTGACCTCTGCGCTTGGTGTGTCTTCAAGCCCGGTGCTCGTTCGAACTGCCTTCGAGCTTCCACAGGCACAGCGTGACCTGGTCAAAAAGACGATTAAAGAAACGCTTGGAATCGAGATTCAAGCCAGGTTCGAGACAGTGCCAGACCTGGTCAGCGGGATTGAGTTAACCGCAAATGGACAAAAAGTGGCGTGGAGCATCGCGGATTATCTCTCATCGCTGGAAAAAAGCATCGATGAGCTCCTGAAAGAGCAACCCAAAAGTGAAGCCAAAACCGAACCTGAGTTGAAAACCGAACCTGAGTTGAAAACCGAACCTGAGTTGAAAACCGAACCTGACGCCAAAGCCAGATCTGAGTCAACTGATGAATCCGCGACTGAACAGGGATCTGAGAATAAAAAAGAGTTCAATCCCGAACTAAAGTCAAAATAA
- a CDS encoding 6-hydroxymethylpterin diphosphokinase MptE-like protein has product MIHTDFAAWEPIYERILEDFGFDRTGDEEAARFLSQKLTVKNTVELSELKDMISGKPVLVCGNAPGLRNELLRLDLSAFVIIAADGAAAILMELERVPEVICTDLDGNSEADIEKEILACSRGSIVLIHAHGDNRDKLKKYVPRFTSFIATTQARPFDRVYNFGGFSDGDRCVFIAREFGAKSIKLAGFDFEDPLVNPIKKKKLNWAKELIGMLGI; this is encoded by the coding sequence GTGATTCATACGGATTTTGCTGCCTGGGAGCCTATCTATGAACGAATTTTAGAGGACTTCGGGTTCGACCGTACAGGTGATGAAGAGGCAGCCAGATTCCTTTCCCAAAAACTGACTGTGAAAAACACTGTGGAGCTTTCCGAACTTAAAGATATGATATCAGGAAAGCCCGTTCTTGTCTGTGGAAATGCTCCAGGACTCAGAAACGAGCTTTTGAGGCTCGACCTTTCTGCTTTTGTGATAATTGCAGCTGATGGAGCAGCCGCTATCCTTATGGAACTGGAACGTGTGCCTGAAGTCATCTGTACCGACCTTGACGGCAATTCTGAAGCGGATATCGAGAAAGAGATTCTCGCCTGTTCCAGGGGCTCAATAGTCCTTATTCACGCCCATGGGGATAATAGGGATAAGCTGAAAAAATACGTGCCTCGATTCACGAGTTTTATTGCAACTACCCAGGCCAGACCCTTTGATCGAGTATACAACTTCGGCGGGTTCAGTGATGGAGACCGCTGCGTTTTTATAGCCCGGGAATTCGGGGCTAAAAGTATCAAGCTGGCTGGATTTGATTTTGAAGACCCTCTGGTGAATCCAATTAAGAAAAAGAAGCTTAATTGGGCTAAAGAATTAATCGGGATGCTGGGGATTTGA